One window of the Salvia miltiorrhiza cultivar Shanhuang (shh) chromosome 6, IMPLAD_Smil_shh, whole genome shotgun sequence genome contains the following:
- the LOC130990062 gene encoding glycine-rich cell wall structural protein 1.8-like, whose product MVGKGYLAVVFIILVVGCVEARKLGQNAEAERDCAGKGGGVGGGGGISSGVKGGVGVGVGVGVGGGVGAGGGGGGKGGGGGAGGGVGGGGGIRGDVEGGVGGGVKGGIGGANSSSGHSGEKNHKEEKNQQGGSGAHVGSEKGGGVSGGNSNGSGSTVGGGGGSGGKGSGGGGTSGKEGESGGSSGGKGNGGSGSSGKENKGSNSSGKESGGSSDGKENKSNSGRKEGGGSSVGKGSGGSDSGGKEGGGSSNGKGSGGSGSGEKVGGGSSGEKGSGGSGSDGKEGKGSSSEKGSGGSGSGGKEGKGSSSEKGSGGSGSGGKESKGSSSEKGSGGSGSGGKEGKDSSSEKGSGGSGSGGKESKGSSSEKGGGGSGSDGGISKGNGGSGDKDGGKGGGGGGIGIGGGIGKGISGGGDLGGRRGGGGIGGGVGAGIRGGIGAGVGGGAGGDGGGEKGRDNVGGGAGAGVGVGAGIGVGAGVGAGGKGIGRGEDVSSGKGEGGVGGGARAGLGGGIGGGIGVGAGIGGNGDVGGGKTGGGVGSGARAGVGGGIGAGIGAGVGAGGGINGGGDAGGANGGGGVGGRAGVGVGIGAGIGAGANGGLGKGIDGSGGIGGGKGGGDVGSGARAGLGGGIGAGIGAGAGVGGNGNVGGGKGGGDAGGGARAGLGGGIGAGIGARAGAGIGGNGDVGGGKTGGGVGSGAGAGVGGGIGAGIGAGVGAGAGGGINGGGDAGGAKGGGGLGGRAGAGVGIGARIGAGAGAGANGGLGKGINGIGDIGGGRGGGDVGGGARAGLGGGIMGGIGVGAGGGIGGDGDIGGGKGGGGVGGGARAGIGAGVGAGIGAGAGGLGGI is encoded by the exons ATGGTTGGGAAAGGCTATTTGGCGGTTGTGTTTATCATTTTGGTGGTGGGATGTGTGGAGGCTAGGAAATTGGGGCAAAATGCTGAAGCCGAGCGTGATTGTGCTGGAAAAGGTGGTGGTGTCGGAGGTGGAGGTGGAATTAGTAGTGGAGTTAAGGGAGGCGTTGGCGTTGGCGTTGGTGTTGGTGTTGGTGGCGGAGTCGGAGccggaggtggaggtggaggtaaAGGTGGAGGCGGAGGTGCTGGTGGTGGTGTAGGAGGTGGGGGTGGTATACGTGGGGATGTAGAGGGTGGGGTTGGTGGTGGTGTGAAAGGTGGAATAGGAGGGGCCAATTCAAGCAGTGGCCATAGTGGTGAAAAAAACCACAAGGAGGAAAAGAATCAACAAGGGGGAAGTGGAGCTCATGTAGGATCCGAGAAGGGAGGTGGAGTTAGTGGCGGAAATAGCAACGGATCAGGTAGTACTGtaggtggaggtggtggttcTGGTGGAAAAGGAAGTGGAGGTGGTGGCACTAGTGGAAAAGAAGGCGAAAGCGGAGGTAGTTCCGGTGGAAAAGGAAACGGAGGTAGTGGTTCTAgtggaaaagaaaacaaaggtaGTAATTCTAGTGGAAAAGAAAGCGGAGGTAGTTCTGatggaaaagaaaataaaagtaattcTGGTAGAAAAGAAGGCGGAGGTAGTTCTGTTGGAAAAGGAAGCGGAGGTAGTGATTCTGGTGGAAAAGAAGGCGGAGGTAGTTCTAATGGAAAGGGAAGCGGTGGTAGTGGTTCTGGTGAAAAAGTAGGCGGAGGTAGTTCTGGTGAAAAAGGAAGCGGAGGTAGTGGTTCCGATGGAAAAGAAGGCAAGGGTAGTTCTAGTGAAAAAGGAAGCGGAGGTAGCGGTTCCGGTGGAAAAGAAGGCAAGGGTAGTTCTAGTGAAAAAGGAAGCGGAGGTAGTGGTTCCGGTGGAAAAGAAAGCAAGGGTAGTTCTAGTGAAAAAGGAAGCGGAGGTAGCGGTTCCGGTGGAAAAGAAGGCAAGGATAGTTCTAGTGAAAAAGGAAGCGGAGGTAGCGGTTCCGGTGGAAAAGAAAGCAAGGGTAGTTCTAGTGAAAAAGGAGGCGGAGGTAGTGGATCGGATGGGGGAATAAGCAAAGGAAATGGTGGAAGTGGAGACAAAGACGGGGGAAAaggaggaggtggtggtggaaTTGGGATAGGTGGAGGAATAGGCAAAGGAATTAGTGGTGGTGGAGATCTAGGTGGGAGAAGAGGAGGAGGTGGCATTGGTGGTGGAGTTGGGGCTGGCATAAGAGGTGGTATTGGGGCAGGAGTCGGTGGTGGTGCCGGTGGAGACGGAGGTGGGGAGAAAGGAAGAGACAATGTTGGTGGTGGAGCTGGGGCTGGCGTAGGTGTTGGGGCTGGAATTGGTGTTGGTGCTGGTGTCGGTGCCGGTGGCAAAGGAATTGGTAGAGGTGAAGACGTAAGTTCAGGAAAAGGAGAAGGTGGTGTTGGTGGTGGAGCTAGGGCTGGCTTAGGTGGTGGTATTGGGGGTGGAATCGGTGTTGGTGCAGGAATCGGTGGAAATGGAGACGTAGGTGGGGGAAAAACAGGAGGTGGCGTTGGTAGTGGAGCTAGGGCTGGCGTAGGTGGAGGTATTGGGGCTGGAATTGGTGCTGGTGTTGGTGCAGGTGGAGGAATCAATGGAGGTGGAGACGCAGGTGGGGCAAATGGAGGGGGTGGCGTTGGCGGTAGAGCTGGGGTTGGCGTAGGAATTGGTGCTG GAATTGGTGCTGGTGCTAATGGAGGTCTAGGCAAAGGAATCGATGGAAGTGGAGGCATAGGTGGGGGAAAAGGAGGAGGTGATGTTGGTAGTGGAGCTAGGGCTGGCTTAGGTGGTGGTATTGGTGCAGGAATCGGTGCCGGTGCAGGAGTCGGTGGAAATGGAAATGTAGGTGGGGGAAAAGGAGGTGGTGATGCTGGCGGTGGAGCTAGAGCTGGCTTAGGTGGTGGTATTGGTGCAGGAATCGGTGCCCGTGCAGGAGCAGGAATAGGTGGAAATGGAGACGTAGGTGGGGGGAAAACAGGAGGCGGCGTTGGCAGTGGAGCAGGGGCTGGCGTAGGTGGTGGTATCGGGGCTGGAATTGGTGCTGGTGTTGGTGCTGGTGCAGGTGGAGGAATCAACGGAGGTGGAGATGCAGGTGGGGCAAAAGGAGGAGGTGGCCTTGGTGGTAGAGCTGGGGCTGGCGTAGGAATTGGTGCTAGAATTGGTGCTGGTGCTGGTGCTGGTGCTAATGGAGGTCTAGGCAAAGGAATCAATGGAATTGGAGACATAGGTGGGGGAAGAGGAGGTGGTGATGTTGGTGGTGGAGCTAGGGCTGGCTTAGGTGGTGGTATTATGGGTGGAATCGGTGTTGGTGCTGGTGGAGGAATCGGTGGAGATGGAGACATAGGCGGGGGGAAAGGAGGAGGCGGTGTTGGTGGTGGAGCTAGGGCCGGCATAGGAGCTGGAGTTGGGGCCGGAATTGGTGCTGGCGCTGGTGGACTTGGGGGAATATGA